The genomic region CACGCGAAGTGATCGAACAATGCTTGCTGGCGGCCGGCACGGCTCCGAGCGGCGCCAATCAACAGCCGTGGTTTTTTGCGGTAATTACCTCCGCTGATTTGAAAAAACGTATTCGTGAAGCGGCCGAAGCGGAAGAGCGTTTGTTCTACGGTTCGCGCGCCAGCGAAGAATGGTTGCAAGCGTTGGCGCCGCTTGGCACCGATGAACACAAACCTTTCCTGGAAGTGGCGCCGTACCTGATTGTCGTGTTCAGCCAGAAATGGCATCTCGATCACGACGGCAAAAAGCACAAGCATTATTACGTGCCGGAATCGGTCGGTATCGCCTGTGGCATGTTGCTGGCCGCGCTGCACGATGCCGGTTTGGCGACGCTGACGCATACCCCCAGTCCGATGG from Permianibacter aggregans harbors:
- a CDS encoding nitroreductase family protein, with protein sequence MSQHPFVPLPPLPYFDDETRIAQANAFYQQLKKRRTVREFSDAPVPREVIEQCLLAAGTAPSGANQQPWFFAVITSADLKKRIREAAEAEERLFYGSRASEEWLQALAPLGTDEHKPFLEVAPYLIVVFSQKWHLDHDGKKHKHYYVPESVGIACGMLLAALHDAGLATLTHTPSPMGFLNEILDRPSSERAEMIIVAGLPAAGVTVPDISKKSLDEIARFY